acagggaacaacttctcccttatatccaacctgaacttccatcatttcagtttgagcccatcaccccttgtcctacccaGGTTCCAACCTGGATCTGGTTGCTCACAGCAGAGAGTTGCTCCTATGAGAGCGTGGGGGAGATGTTGCCACAGGAGGTGGGATCAGGAAGGAGCACCAGCTGCTTCAGCTGTGTGGCACAGTGTGGGGAGGtgtgctgtgcaggcagaggcagcactgctggtgcAGTGGTGGgcatggctgtgctggagggtCTTGGCTggtgtggagctgctgctttctccatttCCCTGTGTCCACGATTCattctcctctctttctccaggctgatccCAGCTCACCCTGCGCTGGTGAATGCTATTGTCCTTGTCCTGCACTCGGTGGCTGGCAGCACCCCGCTCCCAGCTCCGGACACGTCCTCCCGGGGCATGTCCTCTGGCTCCTACCGGGACATGCCAGGTATGTTCAGCCACACGCCTGAGTGCAGACCCTGCAGAAAGGATGTGCTGCAGGGTTTGCAGGCAAAGCTCTACTGACACACTTTGGCCCCAGGGCCTCTCCCAGCCAAGTGTGTGTGATGATTGTTGGTAGGAGAGTCCTGTGTGTGGCTTTTTGTGCAGATGGTGGGCACTGACCTGCTGTACATGAACTTGGTGGTGCTGAGGTCTCTGTCCTTAGCAGGGTGTTAGCTGGGGCTTGGCTGTGGCCAAGGGCTCCAGGGGGTTCTCATTTGGTGTCCAATTCCTGCCAGCACCCAGTTTTCTCCATCTGATTCTCCTTTCTGTTGCAGGTGGCTTTCTGTTTGAAGGTCTCTCTGATGATGAAGATGACTTCCACCAGGTAAGCAGCCAGATGGGGTGGAATGGCTGGTTTGGACTTGCCCTTAAAGCCTCCaaagcttttctctctgtttcatgAACATCACAAGCTGCTCTAGGGGTATCATGGAGACAAGCATTGACTGTGGATGCTGTTCGTGGTAGGATTTTCTTGTGTGCTGAGGTAGGGTCCCAACAGAACAATGCAGAAGCACAACTTGGAACAGCACTTGTCCTCAGCTTGATGGCCAGATTGATGCAGGGCTGTGCATGAGTGTGACTGAGAAGGGTGGGAGTGTTGGTCTCTGCTCTCCTTCTGCAATGTAAGgagctttcctttccaaaggGCGAAGTATTGTATAAGAGAAATTGCATATTTAGGCCATAAAAGTGCCTGTTAACAGCTAATTGTTTTGTTACAGGCTAAGAACGCTTTGGTTTTAAGCTGGTGGATGATATGTTGAAAGGTTTGTGGGAAAAAGCACATCCCCTTCTGCCATAGatagcttttaaaagctttgcacTTGTGCCTTTCAGGTATTGTAGGAAACAAAGCCCTGGGAAGGAGCACACCAGCCAGATGTCCCGGGGACATGGACACCAACGtctgaggtggttttgtttccttttcctccataCAGAGCACCAGATCCACACCATCCAGCAGCACCTCTGGCTCCCGCCCGGCTTCCCTCGGCTACACTGGGGCTGCTGGGCCGCGGCCCATCACCCAGAGCGAGCTGGCCACCGCGCTGGCACTGGCGAGCACCCCAGAGAGCAGCTCCCACACACCCACCCCTGGCACCCAGGTACGGTGGCAGCGCTGGGAGGGCCTCCCGGGCCACAGAACCAGTGCAAGCCCTGCTCAGGTCTGGGCTGAGTTCTTCCATATGGGCTCCAGTAAGCACGGTGGTGGGGTGCAGCAGGCAttgccctgcagccctgcttccTGTGCCAAGTGTTCTCCTGCTCCATGTACAACTTATTTCCTCCTAGGGTCATTCCTCTGGGACATCCCCGATGTCATCCAGTGTCCAGTCAGGAACACCCATCACCAATGACCTCTTCAGCCAGGCCTTACAGCATGCCCTGCAAGCCTCGGGGCAGCCCAGCCTGCAGGTCGGTGTCACAGGCTCTTCCTTCCAGAACCCATGAAAGAAAGGCCTGTATTGCCTTGAGTGTTGCAGGGTGGAGGTGGTTCTTCCAGCTGCCTCctgaggcagagcagaaagggGCATCACCAGAGAAGTGCTTCTTGCAGGAGGCCTGATAGACCAATGCTCAAGTACTGGGTGGAAGTGGTGGATTTGGGGAGTTTTCAGCAAGACTTTGAGCTTTCAAGATCTGGTTGCACACATAGCATTGCACATGTGAGCTAGAGAGAGGTGGGAGAGTACAGTGTGGAAGGGTGGGCTGTAGGGAAGACTGGTTTCTTCCTACTTGGACACTTGCACCTACCCTTAGCTTCTTTTGTTCCCTGTCTGTAGAGTCAGTGGCAACCACAGCTTCAGCAGCTGCGAGACATGGGCATCCACGATGATGAGCTAAGCCTTCGAGCCCTGCAGGCCACTGGAGGGGACATTCAGGCTGCCCTGGAGCTCATCTTTGCTGGTGGAGCTCCCTAGCTTTTCGGGCAGGAGAAGCTGCACTGGTGAGTTGTGCTGAGGCAGCTCTGACATTTCTTGGTCTGGGACTTGGCCCTGAAACTCTTGTCTGCACTGGGGTTCCTCTCTGCAGCATGGAGCAGTTGGGGTGGCTGCTCCTTTCCTTGCAGGTGGGCAGTGTGCTTCTGGTTGGGTGAGGGCAGCTCCTCCACATACCTCtcttcagcctcctcctcctggccaCCAGAGACAAGACCTCAGGACTTGGTCCAGTGTGGAGAAAGAGGTGGCTCTGTGTGTTGGAGAGATGTTCTGCAGTCTTATTCTTCTGCCTGTTGTTTCATTCCTGCCCACCTGACATGCCTCAGTCCATCTTGTCTTGCTGTTGTGGTCCCTCTGTGTTGAACTGTATTAAATGGACTGTATTCACTTGCCTGTTGTTTGGGTTGTGATCTGTCCTGGGTTGTGTTCTCATGGCACGGAGGGAACTGGAGAGCGATGTTTTGCCTGTTGTAGGACTCCTCTATCAGCAGAGGGCACTTCTCTAACAGAGCAAAACTCTATCTGTCAGGAGAGCAGTGCTCGGGGTGTAGCTGACCTGCACAGCCTCCTGCAAGGACTTAAGCCAACACAAAAGAACTGTTTGAGCTCCAGATATCCCCCCAAGAAGGTGCTGCAGAGAAGCATCATGTCTCTTGGAGCGTTGTGTTGGGTGAAGCTGGTGAGTCCCGCAAGCTCAGAACAAGGTGCAGGAGGTCATGCCTGCCACAAGGTGACGGTAAAGACTAAATGAGAAGCACAAGGGTTGAGGCAGTGAGGGTGAGATGCTGCTAAATGAGCTGGGAGCGGTGCTTTGTGCCTGCCACAGGTCAGTCTGGCTACAAACAACGTGTCTTCTCATCctgggggctgtgctgggggtcCCGAGGACCTGAGCTGCAGAGACAATTCCAGTCAATGGGAAGTGCGAGGAGCCAGGGCTGGGCCAGGCTTCACTCTGATTGTACCCTTGAGATTAACAAGGCATGGAAAAGGGAGCTGGTTTGCCTGGAATGTCAGCGTGCATTACCAGGGAAGCTAAGAGTGGAAAATGCTCTCCTACCTTcaggctgcctctgctcccctctAATTCCTCTCCAAGCGCTCGCCGATAGGATCTCAGCTCTCACCCAGCAAATGCTGGGTTGTTCTCTCCAGGGTGTAGCTCATTGACTGATAGACTTTAATCCTGTCTAGAGGATTAAGTCTCTGCAGAAGGGGAGGGactgctttaatttttccttgTGTAGGAGATAGAATGTGATGGACATAACCAGTTTTCCTGACTTGTTAGAACTGGGGAAAGCCAGGCCGGAGGATGGCTCTGATTTTCACAGGTGAAAACTGATTCATTAGCCCCCCTTCCTTGGTGCCTTCACTCCTTGCTTTGCTGGGGGAGCGCACAGCATCTGCACAGCACCCTCCTTCCCTTCACTACAGGGACAAGCCCTGCTGTCAGCCCTCAATCCTCCCCGGATTAGCTGTATCAcagatgctgctgccctgctcagGGCCAGCAGGACTTGCTTTGGGACCAGGGGGACCGGTTTGCTTTGCTGTTCGTGTCAATCCTCAGCTTGGGGTTATTGGTGTCCcaaaatggtatttcttttctgtcctgaCCTCGTTTTTAGGGTTTGATCACTTTGTTGACCCACATTTAGCATTCTTCCCTCATAATggctatttcttcttttccccgTGTCCCAGATAACTGAGAATTGCCTGGCTATTTTGAATagaaagaactttttcctgATGTCTTTTGCAAATTGTGATACTTGGCTTGGAGCACCGCGTGAGCCACCTTCTCTGTCTGAACTGGCTATAGCAGAGCAGAACTTGGCACTGATGCTGTTCACGATGCGGCTGCTGCGTGTGCGCTTCGCTTCCCTCATCTCGCCTGCCTTTGGCTGCCTAGAATAGACATGCTCAGCAACCAGGCAGATTTAGAgatgcagggatgggaagaGAGGCTCTGCCTGGCActtgcagggctggtgctggaggaaaaggaggaggaggaggggaaactttgctgcaggagctctTGTAGGAGGGTGGAAGCTCAGGGATCCtcagctctggctctgcagcagccaggcgAGCGCTGCCTTCCCGCAGGGAAGTTGCGATGTGCTGACTCCTGCCTGTTCCTTGTGCTCCAtcactggtgctgctgccctgacgccttcccctcctcctcctgcaccagctTCGGTTGGTCCTTCCCTGTTAGGGTTAGAAGTGCATCCATTCTAATTGGGACTTATCTGCATCCTGCCCCTGCCGTGCTCTGTTCAGTAGCCAAGCATCACTGacgctgctgcaggagcagactgGGAGGTGCTTGGCTGAGCTCTGAGGTCAGGGCACAGTTCCCCAATCTAAACACTTGCAGTAGGGACTTTCTGGGTCTGACATAAAAGAAGTTTTTggttcagtttcttctttgcCTGCAGTGAGCTGACGGGAAGCAGCGACTGGGTGTGGACAGGAGTAGTGGCAGCAGTTGTTTGTACTCCTGTAACCTTGTTGTTTGTAACCAGATGTGCTCTGCTTTTCTACTTTGGCCACCTCTGACGGCTTTTTCACTATCTCTAAGACAGTCCTGAGCTCACTGTCTCcaggagcagcaaagcagtgttgtgtgtgtttgatGGGGTAGATTTCCAGCCAAAGGATGAAATGGAGACAGAGCAGAATGTCCCAGGCTTCACATCCCTGATGGCTTTTGCAGTCCTGGAGCCTGTGTGACTGCCCACCTCCATCTTCTGCTTTCACAACCGTGTGTGAAGTGAACACGAAAGGCAAATCCTATCCCAGGAGCAGAAGCTGATGTTTGAGGTATTGATTGTAGACAATCTGGTTGGTGTGGGTGTGCTTGGGTGGTTTGTTGGGTCAGATCACAAACTGCCAAGGTTTCAAGCTCTTCAGCCTTGATTTCTGACTCCAAATGACCGGTGGTGGAAGGATTTCCCCTCATCCTCCCATATGTCTTCAGGATTTAGGAATAAATGTTTCTTCCTTGCTCCCCCAGCCAAACAGAGGCTCTGAGTGTCTCCTGCTTGAAGGACCCTGGCACAGGAACCAATTCCTGAGttggaaaaggcagcagagcaaCTGAAGCCAGTGTTGGTGTTTTGCCCAGCTCAGTGTGCAGGAGCCAGAGGCCCATC
Above is a genomic segment from Strigops habroptila isolate Jane chromosome 9, bStrHab1.2.pri, whole genome shotgun sequence containing:
- the UBL7 gene encoding ubiquitin-like protein 7, which codes for MALPEWHIAVKLADQPLAPKSILHLPETELGECPFGGCSISYLKQLITGKLQESVPDPELIDLIYCGRKLRDDQTLDFYGIQSGSTVHVLRKSWPEPDQKPEPVDKVAAVREFRVLHTALHSSPAYRDAVFKMLGNKESLDQIIVATPGLSSDPVALGVLQDKDLFSVFADPNMLDTLIPAHPALVNAIVLVLHSVAGSTPLPAPDTSSRGMSSGSYRDMPGGFLFEGLSDDEDDFHQSTRSTPSSSTSGSRPASLGYTGAAGPRPITQSELATALALASTPESSSHTPTPGTQGHSSGTSPMSSSVQSGTPITNDLFSQALQHALQASGQPSLQSQWQPQLQQLRDMGIHDDELSLRALQATGGDIQAALELIFAGGAP